In Chelmon rostratus isolate fCheRos1 chromosome 9, fCheRos1.pri, whole genome shotgun sequence, the following proteins share a genomic window:
- the fhdc2 gene encoding FH2 domain-containing protein 1 — translation MLINLTVAIKESRAFHGTQLALPAAAPDAVEVTAMDSHPVLVAPPPPPPPPPPPPPPPPPASSSSSSPFSRADSARRSRLRKLNWERIPKEKVEGRKSVWSGAAPGEDEFPIDLHSLDELFGQKDSKPQDRTSTLRRRSALLRCRSPQDSSEEISLLDSKRSMNIGIFLRQFKMPAKEIVEDIRQGAGDRYGAEKLTELCKLLPDNDEESRLRRFGGERSWLGEPDLFILLLVEVPSFRLRLDAMILQQEFDPAVTSLCVAARCLREAARELLSCPELHSILRLVLKAGNYMNAGGYAGNAAGFRISSLLKLADTKANKPGMNLLHFVAMEAVKKDQSLLSFPSQLGHVASASRLCEESVLEDLSKLKSRVVALKANIQTEAEIQQHTQPFLEMAEERLKEAEDEVEGMRMSSQALVEFFCEDDNTFKLEEACRVFHLFCHRFQKAVQENAERELKEQKRLERQREMGEKRRSLAVCTGLDQGLSLAREPESQENQDELEKLLEKNLSYTWSRRSLRSSDSRRLSQHLHNDTHLHNQLKGFPELGSSPTSTSYHSNSSSDHETTAALCSSPETDGTCSPVDQEPVPSRGSRSRHSQATSSSTGAVQDSHVAMFSHSQHGRAFTVKQQGPESISYLLQGQPKATGLGKEAESSHEHMVSMTMESPPTSCTNSAAIPTDTPALSAKRQTTTHRHRFGLPVTDNTRPVKSKSSGSCFDESAPQSLHTSGILSHSDTGAASLRYQGSESQSHSPVNAPERVQSQPQARDTTTITTSAVMPDAGLTKHTDTEGASTPVEENWMPSSLPEFSKSQPEEYSDLPSPERETTRSYSRVGETLECHTLVKGLRSYDALSPPTSPLPRPTPSLCSKWRKEREVDLREGTTPGSPTSKEEARTMKIPVRSGIGAKRGLVSRAGPSNSTGIPRVRSKTEPLNGAPTPANPPTPSRLSTPRSVSMRSSPITRPAAVQTEVKRSSSTRERTVSEQQTPGKPTLTRRASDRSLPEKVSGSTQPAFIRGTPLRVSKRLAPNSETQAPPQPRTAHSPSSATAKTIRTAVISAARNKTAKTTSTSAPPASSKIPTASRIPGPKMPRAAAAQPLWR, via the exons ATGCTCATCAACCTGACTGTGGCCATCAAGGAGTCTCGTGCCTTTCATGGAACACAGCTTGCCCTTCCCGCCGCTGCCCCAGACGCTGTGGAAGTGACAGCCATGGATTCGCATCCGGTGCTGGTCGCCCCTCCGCCACCTCCGcctccgccccctcctcctccgcccccACCTCCGCCGgcgtcctcctcttcctcctcgccgTTCAGCCGGGCTGACAGTGCCCGTCGGAGCCGGCTGAGGAAGCTGAACTGGGAGCGTATCCCCaaggagaaggtggaggggaggaagagcGTGTGGAGCGGGGCGGCGCCGGGCGAGGACGAGttccccatagacctccattcTCTGGATGAGCTGTTTGGTCAGAAGGACAGCAAGCCTCAGGACAGAACCAGCACCCTGCGACGCAGGTCTGCTCTGCTGCGCTGCAGATCCCCCCAGGACAGCTCAGAAGAG ATCTCCCTGCTGGACTCCAAGCGCAGTATGAACATTGGAATATTTCTACGCCAGTTCAAGAT GCCCGCTAAGGAGATAGTTGAGGATATCAGGCAGGGTGCCGGGGACCGTTACGGAGCGGAGAAGCTCACAGAGCTCTGCAAATTGCTGCCCGACAATGACGAG GAGTCTCGCCTGAGGAGGTTCGGTGGGGAGCGGAGCTGGCTTGGAGAGCCTGATCTTTTCATCCTGCTCTTGGTGGAAGTCCCCAG TTTTCGGCTCCGTCTGGATGCTATGATCCTGCAACAAGAGTTCGACCCTGCCGTgacctctctgtgtgtggcagCCAGATGTCTGAGGGAGGCGGCCAGAG AACTGCTGAGCTGTCCTGAATTACACTCCATCCTTCGTTTGGTGCTGAAAGCGGGGAACTATATGAATGCT GGTGGATATGCAGGGAATGCCGCTGGCTTCCGGATTTCATCGCTGCTCAAGCTGGCTGACACCAAAGCCAACAAACCTGGCATGAATCTGCTGCATTTTGTAGCCATG GAAGCTGTGAAAAAGGACCAGAGTTTACTGTCATTTCCCAGCCAACTAGGCCATGTTGCCTCCGCCTCCAG GTTGTGTGAGGAGTCTGTGTTGGAGGACTTATCCAAGCTAAAAAGCAGAGTGGTGGCCCTCAAGGCAAACATCCAGACTGAGGCAGAGATTCAGCAGCATACACAACCTTTCCTAGAG ATGGCTGAGGAGCGTCTGAAGGAGGCGGAGGATGAGGTGGAGGGCATGAGGATGTCTAGTCAGGCTCTGGTGGAGTTTTTCTGTGAAGATGACAACACCTTCAAACTGGAGGAGGCTTGCAGGGTCTTCCATTTGTTTTGCCACCGCTTCCAAAAAGCTGTTCAG GAGAATGCAGAGCGGGAGCTGAAGGAGCAGAAACGCCTGGAGCGTCAACGTGAGATGGGGGAAAAGCGTCGCTCTCTCGCTGTCTGTACGGGGCTGGACCAGGGCCTCAGCCTTGCCAGAGAGCCCGAGAGTCAGGAGAACCAAGACGAGCTGGAGAAACTCCTCGAGAAGAACTTGAGCTACACGTGGAGCCGACGTAGCCTGAGAAGCTCTGACTCCCGCAGACTTTCCCAACACCTGCACAATGATACCCATCTCCATAACCAGCTCAAGGGCTTCCCTGAGCTGGGCAGCAGCCCCACGTCAACCAGTTATCATTCTAACAGCTCCTCGGACCATGAGACCACCGCTGCGCTTTGTAGCTCCCCAGAGACTGATGGCACATGTTCCCCTGTTGACCAAGAACCAGTTCCGAGTAGAGGGAGCAGATCTCGGCACAGCCAagcaaccagcagcagcactggcGCAGTTCAGGACTCGCACGTTGCCATGTTTAGTCATTCTCAGCATGGGCGGGCCTTCACAGTCAAGCAACAAGGGCCTGAGAGCATTTCCTATTTGCTGCAAGGCCAACCGAAGGCAACAGGTCTTGGAAAAGAAGCAGAGtcctcacatgaacacatggtTTCTATGACCATGGAATCTCCACCTACTTCCTGTACAAACTCCGCTGCTATACCCACTGATACACCTGCCCTTTCTGCTAAAAGGCAGACCACCACTCATAGACATAGGTTTGGCCTGCCAGTGACAGACAATACTCGCCCTGTTAAGAGTAAATCTAGCGGCTCTTGTTTTGATGAGTCTGCACCTCAGTCTCTCCATACAAGTGGAATACTTTCCCACAGTGACACCGGGGCTGCGTCATTAAGGTACCAGGGATCTGAGAGCCAATCGCATTCACCTGTAAATGCTCCAGAGAGGGTCCAGTCACAACCACAGGCAAGAGACACAACCACCATAACAACAAGTGCTGTGATGCCTGATGCAGGTTTAACAaagcacactgacactgaaggGGCGTCCACACCTGTGGAGGAGAACTGGATGCCCTCCAGTCTACCAGAGTTCAGCAAATCACAGCCAGAGGAGTATTCTGACTTACCCAGTCCAGAGAGGGAGACGACAAGGTCGTACTCTCGTGTGGGTGAAACCCTGGAGTGCCACACTCTGGTGAAAGGCCTCCGGTCCTATGACGCCTTGTCACCCCCAACCTCCCCGCTCCCACGACCTACGCCGAGCCTCTGCTCCaagtggaggaaagagagggaggttGACCTTCGAGAGGGGACAACTCCAGGGTCTCCTACATCAAAGGAGGAGGCTCGAACCATGAAGATCCCTGTGCGTAGTGGAATAGGGGCCAAAAGGGGACTTGTGTCACGTGCGGGACCTTCCAATAGCACGGGCATTCCCAGAGTGCGCTCCAAAACTGAGCCTCTAAATGGAGCTCCAACCCCTGCTAACCCACCCACCCCCAGCCGGCTGTCTACACCTCGCAGCGTATCCATGCGTTCGTCTCCTATCACAcggcctgctgctgttcagacagAGGTGAAACGCAGTAGTAGCACAAGGGAGAGGACTGTAAGTGAGCAACAGACTCCAGGAAAGCCCACCTTGACCCGCAGGGCCTCTGACAGATCCTTACCAGAAAAAGTCTCAGGCAGCACCCAGCCAGCCTTCATCAGAGGAACTCCTCTCCGTGTGTCAAAACGACTTGCCCCGAACTCTGAGACTCAGGCGCCCCCTCAGCCTCGCACTGCCCACAGCCCGTCCTCCGCCACGGCCAAGACCATCCGCACAGCTGTCATATCTGCCGCCCGAAACAAGACTGCGAAGACAACGAGCACAAGTGCCCCTCCTGCTAGCTCTAAAATCCCCACGGCTTCACGGATACCTGGTCCCAAAATGCCtcgagctgctgcagctcagccgCTGTGGAGGTGA
- the rhogd gene encoding ras homolog gene family, member Gd produces MQTIKCVVVGDGAVGKTCLLISYTTNAFPEEYIPTVFDNYSAQMSVDGRTVSLNLWDTAGQEEYDRLRTLSYPQTNVFIICFSIGSPSSHANVRHKWHPEVSHHCPNVPILLVGTKRDLRGDAETVKKLKEQGLTPTTQQQGNGLAKQIGAVKYMECSALLQDGVREVFAEAVRAVLYPVTKKNTKKCVLL; encoded by the coding sequence ATGCAGACCAtaaagtgtgtggtggtgggtgACGGGGCAGTGGGTAAAACCTGCCTACTCATCTCTTATACCACCAATGCCTTCCCTGAAGAGTACATTCCCACCGTGTTTGACAACTACAGCGCTCAGATGAGCGTGGACGGGCGCACTGTCAGCCTCAACCTGTGGGACACGGCAGGCCAGGAGGAATATGACCGCCTGCGCACTCTTTCCTACCCCCAAACCAATGTTTTCATCATCTGCTTTTCCATTGGCAGCCCCTCCAGCCATGCCAATGTCAGGCACAAGTGGCACCCTGAGGTGTCTCACCACTGCCCCAACGTGCCCATCCTGCTGGTGGGCACCAAGAGGGACCTGAGGGGCGATGCAGAAAcagtgaagaagctgaaggagcAGGGCCTGACCCCTACCACCCAGCAGCAGGGCAACGGCCTGGCCAAGCAGATTGGGGCGGTTAAGTACATGGagtgttctgctctgctgcaggatggTGTCAGGGAGGTGTTTGCTGAAGCTGTGAGGGCAGTGTTGTATCCAGTAACGAAAAAGAACACCAAGAAGTGTGTGCTGTTGTAA